A window of Phragmitibacter flavus contains these coding sequences:
- the pta gene encoding phosphate acetyltransferase, with translation MPHTLYLTPSGSGAGLTSLALGLVRALDKRGVRVAFCKPIGQPEGGDLGPERSTHFVRQATSLKPASPIPLEQAERLISSGRVDELLERVVGIYHQSAADADVVIVEGLVHTPDDPHADDLNLQLAKTLSAEIILAGSLGSLTLDEFEARLEYAAKPFGGIDGTAVIGCIINRVPNANNKPFATLVDELRAHSRFIGSPGFHLIGAVPENTEISSCRTIDVARYLNATTLFEGEMKTRRVKKFNLLARTVPNMLNAFVPGNLLITPSDRSDVIVAACLASLNDINLAGLLLTGETEVPPGIFDLCRPAIETGLPILHVESNSWHTATDIAKMSHEVPADDLERVELSMDFVASYIDSAWIATHAAIPIEARLSPAAFCFKLTELARAADKRIVLPEGNEPRTIRAAALCAQRGIARCVLIGNPEEIHRVAKGQQIELPANIEILDPTHIRQHYVSPLVEMRKHKGLTPEAAADLLDDHVWLGTVMLALGEVDGLVSGAVHSTANTIRPALQIIKTKPGAKVVSSIFFMCLPDQVLVYGDCAVNPDPDAETLADIAIQSADSAITFGLPARVAMISYSTGESGTGADVDKVRQATQLAQQKRPDLLLDGPLQYDAAAIADVAASKAPNSPVAGKATVFIFPDLNTGNTTYKAVQRSANVISIGPMLQGMKRPVNDLSRGALVEDILYTIALTAIQAGQE, from the coding sequence ATGCCCCACACCCTTTACCTTACCCCCAGCGGCTCCGGTGCCGGACTCACCTCCCTCGCCCTCGGCCTCGTCCGTGCCCTGGACAAACGCGGCGTGCGCGTCGCCTTCTGCAAACCCATCGGCCAGCCCGAAGGCGGCGACCTCGGCCCCGAACGCTCCACCCACTTCGTCCGCCAGGCCACCTCCCTCAAACCCGCCTCACCCATCCCCCTCGAACAAGCCGAACGCCTTATCTCCTCCGGTCGCGTCGACGAACTCCTCGAACGCGTCGTCGGCATCTACCATCAATCCGCCGCCGATGCCGATGTCGTCATCGTCGAAGGTCTCGTCCACACGCCCGACGACCCCCACGCCGACGACCTCAATCTCCAGCTCGCCAAAACCCTCAGCGCCGAAATCATCCTCGCCGGCTCCCTCGGCAGCCTCACGCTCGACGAATTTGAAGCCCGCCTCGAATACGCCGCCAAACCCTTCGGCGGCATCGATGGCACCGCCGTCATCGGCTGCATCATCAACCGCGTCCCCAACGCCAACAACAAACCTTTCGCGACACTCGTCGACGAACTCCGCGCCCACAGTCGCTTCATCGGCAGCCCCGGCTTCCACCTCATCGGTGCCGTCCCCGAAAACACCGAAATCAGCTCCTGCCGCACCATCGACGTCGCCCGCTACCTCAACGCCACCACGCTCTTTGAAGGCGAAATGAAAACGCGTCGCGTCAAAAAATTCAACCTGCTCGCCCGCACCGTGCCCAACATGCTCAACGCGTTTGTGCCCGGCAACCTTCTCATCACCCCCTCCGACCGCAGCGATGTCATCGTCGCCGCCTGCCTTGCCAGCCTCAACGACATCAACCTCGCCGGCCTCCTGCTCACCGGCGAAACCGAAGTCCCCCCCGGCATCTTCGACCTCTGCCGACCCGCCATCGAAACCGGCCTCCCCATCCTCCACGTCGAATCCAACAGCTGGCACACCGCCACCGACATCGCCAAAATGAGCCACGAGGTCCCCGCCGACGACCTCGAACGCGTCGAGCTCAGCATGGACTTCGTCGCCAGCTACATCGACAGCGCATGGATCGCCACCCACGCCGCCATCCCCATCGAAGCCCGCCTCTCCCCCGCCGCCTTCTGCTTCAAACTCACCGAACTCGCCCGCGCCGCCGACAAACGCATCGTCCTCCCCGAAGGCAACGAACCCCGCACCATCCGCGCCGCCGCCCTCTGCGCCCAGCGCGGCATCGCCCGCTGCGTCCTCATCGGCAACCCCGAAGAAATCCACCGCGTTGCCAAAGGCCAGCAGATCGAACTCCCTGCCAACATCGAAATCCTCGACCCCACCCACATCCGCCAGCACTACGTCAGCCCCCTCGTCGAAATGCGCAAACACAAAGGCCTCACCCCCGAAGCCGCCGCCGACCTCCTCGACGACCATGTCTGGCTCGGCACCGTCATGCTCGCCCTCGGCGAAGTCGACGGTCTCGTCTCCGGTGCCGTTCACTCCACCGCCAACACCATCCGGCCCGCCCTGCAGATCATCAAAACCAAACCCGGTGCCAAGGTTGTCTCCTCCATCTTCTTCATGTGCCTCCCCGACCAGGTCCTCGTTTACGGCGACTGCGCCGTCAATCCCGATCCCGACGCCGAAACCCTCGCCGACATCGCCATTCAAAGCGCCGACTCCGCCATCACCTTCGGCCTCCCAGCACGCGTCGCCATGATCAGCTACTCCACCGGCGAATCCGGAACTGGAGCCGACGTCGACAAAGTCCGCCAGGCCACCCAATTGGCCCAGCAAAAACGTCCCGACCTCCTCCTCGACGGCCCCCTCCAATACGACGCCGCCGCCATCGCCGACGTCGCCGCGTCCAAAGCCCCCAACAGTCCCGTCGCCGGCAAAGCCACCGTGTTCATCTTCCCCGACCTCAACACCGGCAATACCACCTACAAAGCCGTTCAGCGCAGCGCCAACGTCATCAGCATCGGCCCCATGCTGCAAGGCATGAAACGCCCCGTCAACGACCTCTCCCGCGGCGCCCTGGTTGAAGACATCCTCTACACCATCGCCCTCACCGCCATCCAGGCCGGCCAGGAGTAA
- a CDS encoding arylsulfatase, whose product MMKWLVWLLMGGLVTGVEAQERPNVVVILVDDMGFSDVGCYGGEIPTPNLDRLAAEGVRFSQFYNAGRCCPSRASLLTGLYSHQAGIGHMAQDRGLPAYRGALNDRCVTLAEVLREAGYFTAHTGKWHVGDRDESMWPLQRGFDRFYGSPTSNASYFGVKKGRMILSGNERLYDHENPPPEGWHSTDAWTSKGLEFVDEALKEKKPFFWYLAHNAPHFPLQAEPEDIARFRGKYRKGWDKVREERHARQQELVLMKGVGLSARDESVQAWEALDEQQKDELDLRMAIYAAVVERLDKSIGVLVEGLKARGVFENTLLMFLSDNGASDEGGVYGKFGDGDGEPGSLESDVYAGRAWANASDTPFRLYKSFTHEGGIATPLVVHWPAGLKARGEWRHEVGHVVDVMPTLVELCGAAYPKSWKAREILPMEGSSLAAVLQGEKVQGRTLFWEHEGNAAVREGDWKLVRSKREGLKWRLYDLKEDRTELKDVSAGNAAKVEELRMKWKGWAERVGVVPFHELQGGMKK is encoded by the coding sequence TACCGACGCCGAACCTCGACAGGCTGGCGGCGGAGGGCGTGAGGTTCAGCCAGTTTTACAATGCGGGACGTTGTTGTCCGTCGCGGGCGTCGTTGCTGACGGGACTGTATTCGCATCAGGCGGGCATTGGACACATGGCGCAGGATCGCGGTTTGCCCGCGTATCGCGGGGCGTTGAATGACCGGTGTGTGACGCTTGCGGAGGTGTTGCGGGAGGCGGGTTATTTTACGGCGCATACCGGCAAGTGGCATGTGGGGGATCGCGATGAGTCCATGTGGCCGTTGCAGCGTGGGTTTGATCGCTTTTATGGTTCGCCGACGAGCAATGCGTCTTATTTCGGAGTGAAGAAGGGTCGAATGATTTTGTCGGGCAATGAGCGCTTGTATGATCATGAGAATCCGCCGCCGGAGGGGTGGCATTCAACGGATGCGTGGACATCAAAAGGGTTGGAGTTTGTTGATGAGGCGTTGAAGGAGAAGAAACCGTTCTTTTGGTATCTGGCACACAATGCTCCGCATTTTCCATTGCAGGCGGAGCCGGAAGATATTGCGAGGTTTCGTGGCAAATATCGAAAGGGATGGGACAAGGTGCGGGAGGAGCGGCATGCGCGGCAGCAGGAGCTGGTTTTGATGAAGGGGGTGGGTTTGTCGGCGCGTGATGAATCGGTGCAGGCCTGGGAGGCGCTGGATGAGCAGCAAAAGGATGAGCTGGATTTGCGCATGGCGATTTATGCGGCGGTGGTGGAGCGCCTGGACAAGTCGATTGGCGTGCTGGTGGAGGGTTTGAAAGCGCGCGGGGTTTTTGAGAACACGTTGTTGATGTTCTTGAGTGACAACGGGGCGTCGGATGAAGGTGGGGTGTATGGGAAGTTTGGCGATGGGGATGGGGAGCCGGGATCGCTGGAGTCAGATGTGTATGCGGGCAGGGCCTGGGCGAATGCGAGTGACACGCCATTTCGGTTGTATAAGAGCTTCACTCACGAGGGTGGAATCGCGACGCCGTTGGTGGTGCATTGGCCGGCAGGGTTGAAGGCGAGAGGGGAGTGGCGGCATGAGGTGGGGCATGTGGTGGATGTGATGCCGACCTTGGTGGAGCTGTGTGGGGCGGCTTATCCGAAGAGCTGGAAAGCGCGGGAGATTTTACCGATGGAGGGGAGCAGTCTGGCGGCGGTGTTGCAGGGGGAGAAGGTGCAGGGGCGGACCTTGTTTTGGGAGCATGAAGGGAATGCGGCGGTGCGGGAGGGAGATTGGAAGCTGGTGAGGTCGAAGCGTGAGGGGCTGAAGTGGCGGCTCTATGATTTGAAGGAGGATCGGACGGAGCTGAAGGATGTGAGTGCGGGAAATGCGGCGAAGGTGGAGGAATTGCGGATGAAGTGGAAGGGATGGGCAGAGCGGGTGGGGGTGGTGCCTTTTCATGAGTTGCAGGGCGGTATGAAGAAATGA
- a CDS encoding sulfatase: MKMKKLLMVLLLVSVGLSSWAAKPNVLFIAVDDMNNDLGCYGHPLVKSPNIDRLAKMGTRFDRAYCQFPLCSPSRTSVMTGLRPDATKVFDLRKHFREVMPEVVTMSQAFRNEGYFVGRVGKIYHYGNPGDIGTNGLDDEASWDKRVNPYGRDKVEEKLIINHTPKRGLGSSLSFLKAEGTDEEQTDGMVATEVIKMMKEKRDKPFFVAAGFYRPHCPYVAPKKYFELYPLEKVGMPKRPWEYLKKVPMAALASTKPWPWFGVTEEQSREALQAYWATISFVDAQVGRLLDALEENRLADNTIVVFWSDHGYHVGEHGLWKKQSLFENSARVPMIIAAPGQKMRGGESGRVVELVDLYPTLADLCGVKAPSNLAGKSLRPLLDAPDAEWDKPAFTQVWRGKFAGHSVRTERYRYTEWEGGKEGAELYDYETDPEEMINLMGDSAQAERLASLKKLVKENWTQEFRPKPNKKAGR; this comes from the coding sequence ATGAAGATGAAAAAATTGCTGATGGTTTTGTTGTTGGTGTCGGTGGGGTTGTCTTCATGGGCGGCGAAGCCGAATGTGCTGTTCATTGCGGTGGATGACATGAACAACGATCTGGGGTGTTATGGGCATCCGTTGGTGAAGTCGCCCAACATTGACCGGTTGGCGAAGATGGGGACGCGGTTTGACCGGGCGTATTGTCAGTTTCCGCTTTGTTCACCGAGCCGGACTTCGGTGATGACGGGGTTGAGGCCGGATGCAACCAAGGTGTTTGATCTGAGAAAACATTTTCGCGAGGTAATGCCAGAAGTGGTGACGATGTCGCAGGCGTTCAGGAATGAGGGGTATTTTGTGGGGCGGGTGGGGAAGATTTATCACTATGGGAATCCGGGGGACATCGGCACGAACGGGTTGGATGATGAGGCGTCGTGGGATAAGCGGGTGAATCCGTATGGTCGGGACAAGGTGGAGGAGAAGTTGATCATTAATCACACGCCGAAGCGTGGGTTGGGGAGTTCGTTGAGTTTTCTCAAAGCCGAAGGGACGGATGAGGAGCAGACGGATGGGATGGTGGCTACGGAGGTGATCAAAATGATGAAGGAGAAGCGCGATAAGCCATTCTTTGTGGCGGCGGGGTTTTATCGTCCGCATTGTCCGTATGTGGCGCCGAAGAAGTATTTTGAATTGTATCCGTTGGAGAAGGTCGGGATGCCGAAGCGGCCTTGGGAGTATCTGAAGAAGGTGCCTATGGCGGCGCTGGCATCAACGAAACCCTGGCCCTGGTTTGGGGTAACGGAGGAGCAGTCGAGGGAGGCGTTGCAGGCTTATTGGGCGACGATTTCGTTTGTCGATGCGCAGGTGGGCCGGTTGCTGGATGCGCTGGAGGAGAACAGATTGGCGGACAACACGATTGTGGTGTTTTGGAGTGACCACGGTTATCATGTGGGGGAGCACGGATTGTGGAAGAAGCAAAGTTTGTTTGAGAACTCGGCGAGGGTGCCAATGATCATTGCGGCTCCGGGGCAGAAGATGCGCGGTGGTGAGTCGGGTCGGGTGGTGGAACTGGTGGATCTGTATCCAACGCTGGCGGATTTGTGTGGGGTGAAGGCGCCGTCGAATTTGGCGGGGAAGAGCTTGCGGCCGTTGTTGGATGCGCCGGATGCGGAGTGGGACAAGCCGGCGTTTACGCAGGTGTGGCGAGGGAAGTTTGCGGGTCACAGTGTGCGGACGGAACGGTATCGGTATACGGAATGGGAAGGCGGGAAGGAGGGAGCGGAGCTTTATGATTATGAGACGGACCCGGAGGAGATGATCAATTTGATGGGAGATTCAGCGCAGGCGGAGAGGTTGGCCAGTTTGAAGAAGCTGGTGAAGGAAAATTGGACGCAGGAATTTCGTCCGAAGCCGAACAAGAAGGCTGGCAGGTAG